One genomic window of Ktedonobacteraceae bacterium includes the following:
- a CDS encoding NAD(P)/FAD-dependent oxidoreductase translates to MTEQFDIVVAGGGHNSLVTAAYLAKAGYSCVVLEAHSVIGGNATTEELTLPGFLHDTCSTAHAIFMESPIWRNQELPLVEYGLEYVQVDPASHVIFPDGSYITQWVDIDRTCEQIAKFSRKDADTYRKMITEWRAVAPIFNKIRYTPIGWDSSVSGALASHPQGAIWMRRQGLSAWDIIDAAFEDWHVKSWMLWFAEGTLQPAERPGTGLLAYSFVAGRQRSGWAIPKGGSGKLTAALGRYIEDHGGTVLTNRPVSRLILEGGRCVGVETEDGEQFRARHAVVSTIHVKHLIEMAPAGAWGDAFLYGVETYKAGRSMFVAHYATSEPPRFATDEGSLAVVAAGIAQTDERQLRVAWDFDHGIVNSDDPVLLVLTPSVEDPSRVPEGKHTMKIINVQPYSLREGAGKWDEIKEQVAASNLEHLRRYAPNLTDDKILATEIRSPLDLERHNRHNWHGNCHGGDQDPSQTEALRPVPGYAQHRMPIPGLYQTGATTHPGGSVTGAPGRNAAMVLLKDLGRDLNEVIAGS, encoded by the coding sequence GTGACAGAACAATTTGATATCGTGGTGGCCGGTGGCGGGCATAACAGCCTGGTGACGGCGGCTTACCTGGCTAAGGCCGGTTATTCCTGCGTGGTGCTGGAGGCGCATTCGGTAATTGGCGGTAACGCGACGACCGAGGAGTTGACGCTGCCCGGCTTTTTGCATGATACCTGCTCGACGGCTCACGCGATCTTCATGGAAAGCCCGATCTGGCGCAACCAGGAACTGCCGCTGGTAGAATATGGGCTGGAGTATGTACAGGTCGATCCGGCTTCGCACGTGATATTCCCCGATGGCAGCTACATCACGCAGTGGGTCGATATTGATCGCACGTGCGAGCAGATCGCGAAGTTTTCGCGTAAGGACGCGGATACATATCGCAAGATGATCACCGAATGGCGCGCTGTGGCTCCCATTTTCAATAAAATCCGCTATACGCCTATCGGCTGGGACTCGTCGGTTTCGGGCGCGCTCGCTTCACACCCACAGGGAGCCATCTGGATGCGGCGCCAGGGGCTTTCGGCCTGGGATATCATCGACGCGGCCTTTGAAGACTGGCATGTGAAGTCGTGGATGCTATGGTTCGCGGAGGGAACGCTGCAGCCGGCGGAACGCCCCGGAACCGGGCTACTGGCCTATTCGTTCGTGGCCGGGCGGCAGCGCAGCGGTTGGGCTATCCCCAAAGGCGGCTCCGGCAAACTGACCGCCGCGCTCGGTCGCTACATCGAGGATCACGGTGGAACCGTGCTGACGAACAGGCCGGTGAGCCGCCTGATACTTGAGGGAGGTCGCTGTGTGGGTGTCGAAACGGAGGACGGGGAGCAGTTCCGCGCGCGTCATGCCGTTGTGTCGACCATCCACGTCAAACATCTGATAGAGATGGCGCCTGCCGGGGCCTGGGGGGATGCATTCCTGTACGGGGTGGAAACCTACAAAGCGGGACGCTCGATGTTCGTGGCCCACTACGCGACGAGCGAGCCGCCCAGGTTCGCTACAGATGAAGGCTCGCTGGCAGTGGTGGCGGCCGGCATCGCGCAAACGGATGAGCGGCAGCTACGCGTGGCCTGGGATTTCGATCACGGCATCGTTAACAGCGACGACCCCGTGCTGCTGGTACTGACGCCCTCGGTAGAGGACCCATCGCGCGTGCCAGAGGGGAAGCATACGATGAAGATCATCAACGTGCAGCCCTACTCGTTACGCGAGGGAGCCGGAAAATGGGACGAGATCAAGGAGCAGGTAGCGGCCAGCAATCTGGAACACCTGCGCCGCTACGCTCCCAACCTGACGGATGACAAGATACTGGCGACCGAAATCCGCAGCCCGCTTGACCTGGAGCGCCATAACCGGCACAACTGGCACGGCAACTGTCACGGCGGCGACCAGGACCCGTCACAAACTGAAGCGTTGCGGCCCGTTCCCGGCTATGCGCAGCATCGCATGCCGATTCCCGGCCTCTACCAGACCGGCGCGACAACGCATCCGGGCGGCTCAGTCACAGGAGCGCCAGGACGCAACGCAGCGATGGTGCTGCTGAAGGACCTGGGCAGGGATTTGAATGAAGTGATTGCTGGATCATAA
- a CDS encoding ABC transporter substrate-binding protein produces the protein MKDILTGFTIKSRGAIPIVSIMVIILTVLSACSSGGSTGSTNFTDSTPITIGASFSNSGDFGDDGKAVEKGYQLWAQMVNNSGGILGRPVRLVILHDNSDPTQVTANYKTLIDKDHVDLLVGPFSTLLTRTAAIVADGGNASHAVYAFVEGSGGGPSVFDAHHTNIFSTSVPAANNLETFADYILSLPLTLNGKPYRPTTAAYATSDDPFTQPQLRIAEGMMEHGGIKTVYSNVDNPYSADDPNYVTKFIPGVAQKIVDSHAQVVLLGTQFPDAVAYLNIFKKDHYNPQAIIATAGPDQGQDFIKAVGGVQYTQDIFVPNSWYPDANTFQNAQMVQAYLAQYGGSKYDINADVAEAFSVGQVLQQAITKIHSINNAALINELHNDVFNGVQGPEEFPSNLYGQNSLALAYLFQWQNGNFLPVYPSSAAAENPQFPKIVNY, from the coding sequence ATGAAAGACATTCTAACGGGCTTCACTATAAAGTCTAGAGGGGCCATACCGATCGTTTCTATCATGGTCATCATCCTGACCGTGTTGAGCGCCTGTAGTTCCGGCGGCAGCACCGGCTCGACGAACTTTACTGATTCGACACCCATCACCATCGGCGCTTCGTTCTCCAATTCAGGCGATTTCGGCGATGACGGCAAAGCCGTCGAAAAGGGATATCAGCTCTGGGCACAAATGGTCAATAACAGCGGCGGCATACTTGGTCGTCCCGTGCGGCTGGTGATCCTGCACGACAACAGCGACCCGACTCAGGTGACTGCAAACTACAAAACGCTGATTGACAAGGATCACGTAGACCTGCTGGTTGGGCCATTCTCGACACTGCTCACAAGGACGGCAGCAATCGTGGCCGATGGCGGCAATGCCTCGCATGCTGTTTACGCATTCGTTGAGGGTTCGGGTGGAGGTCCCTCGGTATTTGACGCTCATCACACTAATATCTTCAGCACCAGTGTGCCGGCAGCCAATAACCTGGAGACGTTCGCCGATTACATCCTCTCACTGCCGCTCACGCTCAATGGCAAACCCTACCGGCCCACGACTGCCGCCTATGCCACTTCTGATGACCCGTTCACGCAGCCACAGTTGCGCATAGCGGAGGGTATGATGGAGCATGGTGGCATCAAAACGGTCTACTCGAATGTCGATAACCCATACTCGGCTGACGATCCCAATTACGTCACAAAGTTTATTCCTGGGGTGGCACAAAAGATTGTGGACTCACACGCGCAGGTGGTATTGTTAGGTACACAGTTCCCCGATGCAGTTGCCTATCTGAATATCTTCAAGAAAGACCACTATAATCCGCAAGCCATTATCGCTACTGCTGGGCCAGATCAGGGGCAGGATTTCATCAAGGCGGTAGGCGGAGTTCAATACACTCAGGACATCTTTGTGCCCAATAGCTGGTATCCAGATGCCAACACCTTCCAGAATGCGCAGATGGTGCAGGCTTACCTGGCACAATATGGCGGCAGCAAGTATGATATCAATGCCGATGTGGCCGAGGCTTTTTCGGTTGGGCAGGTCTTGCAGCAGGCGATTACAAAGATTCACAGCATCAATAATGCCGCTCTGATCAATGAACTGCACAATGATGTCTTCAATGGCGTCCAGGGGCCAGAAGAATTCCCCAGCAACCTGTATGGACAAAATAGCCTGGCGCTGGCCTACCTGTTCCAATGGCAAAATGGAAATTTTCTTCCAGTGTATCCCTCTTCGGCGGCCGCGGAGAACCCCCAGTTCCCTAAAATTGTGAATTATTGA
- a CDS encoding amino acid ABC transporter substrate-binding protein translates to MHHTSGSKKCFSIIGILAMMLAGLSACSQGSSAPTFANPTPITIGASISIKGDFAADAAAVLRGYQLWAQTINNSGGLLGRPVKLVILNDDSTQDKVKANYDTLITKDHVDLLFGPFSTFLTKPASTEAHKYHYAFVEGEGGGPSLFDPTQGYGFDDLFCVTLPAANNLETFADYILSLPLTLNGKPYRPVTAAYATSDDPFTQPQLQLAETMMERGGIKTVYSNADNPYSADDPNYVTKFIPGVAQKIVNSKAQVVLLGTQFPDVIAYLSVFKKDHYNPQAIIATAGPDQGRDFIKGVGGVKYTEGMFVPNGWYPQANTFGNAQMVQAYLAQYGGNENDINADVAEAYSTGQVLEQAITRIHSLDNTKLITELHNDVFNTVQGPAEFPTNLHGMNSEALAYLFQWQNGNFIPVYPSSAAAENPEFPKATNY, encoded by the coding sequence GTGCATCACACTTCAGGGAGCAAAAAATGCTTTTCCATCATTGGCATCCTGGCCATGATGCTGGCAGGATTAAGCGCATGTAGCCAGGGCAGTTCAGCACCTACCTTCGCTAATCCAACACCGATTACCATTGGAGCATCAATCTCGATCAAAGGCGACTTCGCAGCCGATGCGGCGGCAGTTCTTCGGGGGTACCAACTCTGGGCGCAAACCATCAACAATAGCGGCGGATTGTTGGGGCGCCCGGTCAAGCTGGTCATCCTTAACGACGACAGTACACAGGACAAGGTGAAAGCTAACTACGATACCTTGATTACCAAAGATCATGTCGATTTGCTCTTTGGGCCTTTCTCCACGTTTCTGACCAAGCCCGCGTCCACAGAAGCGCACAAGTACCATTACGCGTTTGTGGAAGGCGAGGGTGGTGGCCCTTCACTGTTCGATCCGACGCAGGGGTATGGCTTCGATGATCTCTTCTGCGTGACTCTTCCGGCAGCGAACAACCTGGAGACGTTCGCCGATTACATCCTCTCGCTGCCGCTCACGCTCAATGGCAAACCCTACCGGCCCGTAACCGCCGCCTATGCGACGTCTGACGACCCGTTCACGCAGCCACAACTACAACTGGCCGAAACGATGATGGAGCGGGGCGGAATCAAGACGGTGTACTCGAATGCTGACAATCCTTATTCAGCCGATGATCCCAATTACGTCACGAAGTTTATTCCTGGGGTGGCGCAAAAGATTGTGAACTCAAAAGCCCAGGTGGTGCTCTTGGGCACGCAGTTCCCCGACGTGATCGCCTACCTGAGTGTCTTCAAGAAAGATCACTACAATCCGCAAGCCATCATCGCCACGGCAGGTCCCGACCAGGGCCGGGATTTCATCAAAGGAGTTGGCGGAGTCAAATATACCGAGGGTATGTTCGTGCCCAATGGCTGGTATCCCCAGGCCAATACGTTCGGGAATGCGCAGATGGTGCAGGCTTACCTGGCGCAATATGGCGGCAACGAGAACGATATCAATGCCGACGTGGCCGAGGCCTACTCCACCGGGCAGGTCCTGGAGCAGGCGATTACCAGAATCCATAGCCTCGACAATACGAAATTGATCACTGAACTGCATAACGATGTTTTCAACACGGTGCAGGGTCCGGCAGAATTTCCCACCAATCTCCATGGAATGAATAGCGAGGCGCTGGCCTACCTGTTCCAATGGCAAAATGGAAATTTCATCCCGGTGTATCCCTCTTCGGCGGCCGCGGAGAATCCCGAGTTTCCTAAAGCCACGAATTATTAA
- a CDS encoding acetyl-CoA carboxylase biotin carboxylase subunit: MPTNSISNWPFSKVLIANRGEIAVRVIRACRELGLTSVAVYSDVDRNALHVRMADEAYHIGPSQASKSYLHIPTIIETAKRAGAQAIHPGYGFLSENAAFVEACNEAGLIFVGPPAAVQRGVGEKTAARQMAKAVDVPIVPGAMTDELDDAQIAEAAARIGYPLLLKAAAGGGGKGIRFVRDPKDLPASLRTARSEAKSAFGDDRVYLEKAIHPARHIEVQFIADTHGNVVHLGERECSIQRRHQKLIEESPSPVLDEELRQRMTAATINLIRSISYINAGTAEFLLGPDRNFYFLEVNARIQVEHPVTELRTGIDLVQEQFRVAAGLPLSFTQADIQFNGAAIECRISAEDPENRFLPATGTVLELQEPAGPGVRVDSGLYKGLQVPLFYDPLLSKLIVWGKDRAQAIARLRRALYEYRIMGVRTTLPFARWLMDNPRFQAGDMSTDFIAEEWDTRNVEAPAVSTAAGEAPEGEPGLEEVAALAASLLMNEQVEEEKLRRRPAGEDGAGDGRSRWRERGWREAMRSL; this comes from the coding sequence GTGCCTACAAACTCCATATCCAACTGGCCTTTTTCGAAGGTATTGATTGCTAATCGCGGCGAAATTGCCGTGCGTGTAATTCGCGCGTGCCGCGAGCTTGGCCTGACAAGTGTGGCTGTGTATAGTGATGTTGATCGCAACGCCTTGCACGTGCGTATGGCCGACGAGGCATATCATATCGGTCCATCACAGGCTTCAAAGAGCTATTTACATATTCCTACCATCATCGAAACCGCTAAGCGGGCGGGCGCGCAGGCCATCCATCCCGGCTATGGCTTTCTCTCGGAGAACGCCGCGTTCGTGGAGGCGTGTAACGAGGCGGGGTTGATTTTTGTCGGGCCACCCGCGGCAGTGCAGCGAGGGGTGGGCGAGAAGACGGCCGCGCGCCAGATGGCGAAGGCAGTGGACGTGCCGATTGTGCCCGGCGCCATGACCGATGAACTGGATGACGCGCAGATTGCGGAGGCGGCCGCGCGCATCGGCTATCCTCTATTGCTGAAAGCGGCCGCTGGCGGTGGCGGCAAGGGCATCCGCTTCGTGCGCGACCCCAAAGACCTGCCGGCTTCCCTGCGCACGGCGCGCAGCGAGGCCAAAAGCGCTTTTGGCGATGATCGTGTCTACCTGGAAAAGGCCATCCATCCCGCGCGGCATATCGAGGTGCAGTTCATCGCCGATACGCATGGCAATGTCGTGCATCTGGGCGAGCGCGAGTGCAGCATCCAGCGCCGCCATCAAAAATTGATCGAGGAATCGCCCTCTCCCGTACTGGACGAAGAACTACGCCAGCGCATGACGGCCGCGACCATCAACCTGATTCGCTCCATTTCCTACATCAATGCCGGGACCGCCGAATTTTTGCTCGGCCCCGACCGCAATTTCTATTTCCTGGAAGTCAACGCCAGAATCCAGGTGGAACACCCGGTGACGGAGCTGCGCACCGGCATCGACCTGGTGCAGGAGCAGTTTCGCGTGGCCGCCGGACTACCGCTCTCATTTACGCAGGCAGATATCCAGTTCAATGGAGCGGCGATTGAGTGCCGCATTTCGGCGGAAGACCCCGAAAATCGCTTTTTACCGGCCACGGGCACGGTGCTGGAATTGCAGGAGCCGGCAGGTCCCGGCGTGCGCGTCGATAGCGGCTTATATAAGGGTTTGCAGGTGCCGCTTTTCTATGATCCCCTGCTCTCCAAGTTGATTGTATGGGGCAAGGATCGCGCGCAGGCCATTGCGCGCTTGCGCCGCGCGCTTTATGAATACCGCATTATGGGCGTGCGCACGACGCTGCCTTTCGCGCGCTGGCTGATGGATAACCCACGCTTTCAAGCAGGAGATATGTCCACAGATTTTATCGCGGAAGAATGGGATACGCGAAATGTAGAAGCGCCAGCGGTTTCAACGGCTGCGGGTGAGGCTCCCGAAGGTGAGCCTGGCCTGGAGGAAGTGGCAGCTCTCGCGGCGAGTCTCTTGATGAACGAGCAGGTGGAAGAGGAGAAATTGCGACGGCGACCGGCGGGCGAAGATGGCGCCGGTGATGGCAGGAGTCGCTGGCGCGAGAGGGGATGGCGCGAGGCCATGCGCAGTTTGTAG
- the lepB gene encoding signal peptidase I, translated as MKRETTRQNRHRFVRELLEILTLTLLMFLVLRFAVQNFRIDGPSMEPTLHNQEYILVDKAAYFFHAPERGDIIVFEYPLNPQVDYIKRIIAIPGDIISVVGQRVTVDGVTLNEPYINKSDPFNPFSPIVNRIVGPNEYFVMGDNRGNSSDSREWGFVPRQNIIGKADFIYWPFGVSNYGLLPNASPVFAKVHQ; from the coding sequence TTGAAACGAGAAACCACGCGCCAGAACCGGCACCGCTTTGTGCGCGAGCTTTTAGAAATACTGACCCTTACTCTTTTGATGTTTCTTGTGCTGCGTTTCGCCGTCCAGAATTTTCGCATCGATGGACCGAGCATGGAACCAACACTGCACAACCAGGAATATATCCTCGTCGATAAAGCGGCTTACTTCTTTCACGCGCCCGAGCGAGGTGATATCATCGTCTTCGAATACCCGCTCAACCCGCAGGTGGACTACATAAAGCGCATCATCGCTATTCCCGGTGACATCATCAGCGTCGTCGGGCAGCGCGTAACCGTTGATGGGGTGACGCTGAACGAGCCATACATCAATAAGAGCGATCCATTCAATCCTTTCTCCCCCATCGTTAATCGCATTGTAGGGCCGAACGAATATTTTGTGATGGGAGACAATCGCGGCAACAGTTCCGACTCACGCGAATGGGGATTTGTGCCGCGGCAGAACATCATTGGCAAGGCAGATTTCATCTACTGGCCATTCGGTGTCAGCAATTATGGCCTGCTTCCCAATGCCAGCCCGGTTTTCGCCAAAGTTCACCAATGA
- a CDS encoding histidine phosphatase family protein: protein MTHLYLIRHGQADGLQPGIIGSITPDSGLSGLGIMQAERLRDRLATTGEIQADVLISSPLKRARETADIIAPALDLPVLIDDEVQELNLGECEGLTFAQIIERFGRTDWDQEPFRKLAPNADSLMEFVMRACHGIDRITRQYEGKTIVIVCHGGIIQVTFTYFFHLGIWRQFPIIAHNTSITHWHKSTFYVNGKAETLWGLVQLNDHTHLRDIGAARRIDWENIPPMPVAWRAPEE from the coding sequence ATGACACACCTCTACTTAATCCGTCACGGCCAGGCTGATGGGCTCCAGCCGGGCATCATCGGCTCGATCACTCCCGATTCGGGCCTCTCAGGGCTGGGGATTATGCAGGCCGAACGCCTGCGCGACCGGTTAGCCACCACCGGCGAGATACAGGCCGATGTCTTGATCTCCAGCCCGCTGAAACGTGCCAGAGAAACAGCTGATATCATCGCTCCGGCGCTGGACTTGCCAGTGCTGATCGATGACGAGGTCCAGGAGCTTAATCTGGGCGAGTGCGAGGGCCTGACCTTCGCGCAAATTATTGAGCGTTTTGGCCGGACGGATTGGGATCAGGAACCATTTCGCAAGCTGGCCCCCAACGCTGATAGTTTGATGGAGTTCGTCATGCGCGCCTGCCATGGCATTGATCGCATTACCCGGCAATATGAAGGAAAAACAATCGTGATTGTCTGCCATGGTGGCATTATTCAAGTAACGTTCACCTACTTCTTTCACCTCGGCATATGGCGTCAATTTCCGATCATCGCTCATAACACCTCGATTACCCACTGGCACAAAAGCACCTTTTACGTTAACGGGAAAGCGGAAACGCTCTGGGGATTGGTTCAACTCAATGATCACACGCACCTGCGCGATATCGGCGCGGCAAGACGTATTGACTGGGAAAACATTCCTCCCATGCCCGTTGCATGGCGAGCGCCGGAAGAGTAA
- a CDS encoding PHP domain-containing protein, with protein sequence MTNYIDLHTHSTASDGIYSPTELLRRAKEIGLRVLALTDHDTTDGVNEASQAARTLDIDFIPGIEINTDVSGGEVHVLGYFIEYARPEFQAIIKVLRDARERRGQRIVEKLNEQGINVSWDRVREIAQGAVGRPHVAKALLEAGYVQTIGEAFDKYIGTNCYAYVPRYRLTPEDAVRLIASANGLPVLAHPAELPGLDELRNWLPGLCEAGMVGLETYYGPYTPEEEQALLALANEYNLIPTGGTDFHGPGIHPTPLGGRHVPYEAVERLKAEAAKRRGKKPPSFELPPPVQEK encoded by the coding sequence ATGACAAATTACATTGATCTTCACACCCATTCGACTGCTTCGGATGGTATTTACTCGCCGACCGAACTGCTGCGCCGCGCCAAAGAGATCGGCCTGCGCGTTCTTGCTTTGACCGATCATGATACGACTGATGGTGTCAATGAGGCATCACAGGCGGCTCGTACGCTGGATATAGACTTTATCCCCGGCATCGAAATCAATACCGATGTCAGCGGCGGAGAAGTACATGTGCTCGGATATTTCATTGAATATGCGCGCCCGGAATTTCAGGCCATCATTAAGGTGCTGCGTGATGCACGCGAGCGGCGCGGGCAGCGTATCGTTGAAAAGCTGAACGAGCAGGGCATCAATGTCTCCTGGGACCGCGTGCGCGAGATAGCGCAGGGAGCGGTAGGCAGGCCGCACGTTGCCAAGGCCCTTCTGGAAGCTGGCTATGTCCAGACCATCGGCGAGGCTTTCGACAAATATATCGGCACAAACTGCTATGCCTATGTCCCTCGCTACCGGCTTACCCCGGAAGATGCTGTGCGCCTCATCGCCAGCGCCAACGGCCTGCCGGTGCTGGCCCATCCTGCCGAACTTCCCGGCCTCGACGAACTGCGCAACTGGCTACCCGGCCTGTGCGAAGCCGGCATGGTCGGCCTTGAGACCTACTACGGCCCCTATACACCTGAAGAAGAGCAGGCCTTGCTCGCCCTTGCCAATGAATACAACCTTATTCCAACGGGCGGCACCGACTTCCATGGCCCTGGCATCCATCCCACGCCGCTTGGCGGTCGCCACGTCCCCTACGAGGCGGTTGAACGCCTGAAGGCCGAGGCAGCTAAACGACGAGGCAAGAAGCCCCCGTCTTTCGAGCTACCCCCTCCTGTGCAGGAGAAGTAA
- the rny gene encoding ribonuclease Y encodes MSSLTTLDIVLVLIALVLGAGVALYAGYLLGTTRNKQKFEERLRLEKEVNEQRLLDLQAQQREALHEARDETARFRAALERDNAERRAELQRQERRLQQKEEVLDRKIDALEQRERKLSARERAAEQTREELEEVKLEQLNELERISRLTEEQAREILLSRIENQVRAEAARRIRAIEEAAREEADARAREIITLAIQRCASDQVAEAVVSVVPLPNDEMKGRIIGREGRNIRALEAATGVDLIIDDTPEAVILSGFDPVRREVARLALTKLIIDGRIHPARIEDVVAKAKQEVDIIVREAGERAAMEANVHGLQPELLKILGRLHFRTSYGQNVLAHSVEVSILAATMAYELGADVNVCKTAALLHDMGKAIDQEVEGPHAIIGGEIARRFGKSPRIIHAIVAHHATESEPQSLEAAIVQAADAISAARPGARRETIDLYIKRLEALENIANSFTGVEKSFAIQAGREVRIIVKPEEIDEYTANRLASDIAHKIEESLDYPGQIKVVVVRETRAIDYAK; translated from the coding sequence GTGTCATCGCTAACGACGTTGGATATCGTCCTCGTCCTGATTGCCCTGGTTTTGGGAGCGGGGGTTGCTCTCTACGCCGGGTATTTACTCGGGACGACACGAAATAAACAAAAATTTGAAGAACGCCTGCGTCTCGAAAAGGAGGTCAATGAGCAGCGACTGCTCGATCTTCAGGCGCAACAGCGTGAGGCACTGCATGAGGCACGTGACGAAACCGCCCGCTTCCGCGCGGCCCTGGAACGTGACAATGCCGAACGGCGTGCAGAACTGCAGCGCCAGGAACGGCGCTTGCAGCAAAAAGAAGAGGTTCTGGATCGAAAAATCGATGCGCTGGAGCAGCGTGAGCGCAAGCTTAGCGCGCGCGAACGTGCTGCCGAGCAAACCCGTGAAGAGTTGGAGGAGGTAAAGCTCGAACAACTCAACGAGCTTGAGCGCATTTCACGGCTCACCGAAGAGCAAGCGAGAGAAATCTTACTTTCTCGTATTGAAAATCAAGTGCGTGCTGAGGCGGCACGCAGAATTCGCGCAATTGAGGAAGCGGCCCGCGAAGAGGCCGATGCCCGCGCGCGCGAAATCATTACGCTGGCCATCCAGCGCTGCGCCTCCGACCAGGTAGCCGAGGCTGTTGTCTCGGTGGTACCCTTGCCGAATGATGAAATGAAAGGCCGCATCATCGGTCGCGAGGGGCGCAATATCCGGGCGCTTGAAGCTGCCACGGGTGTTGATCTCATCATCGATGATACGCCGGAAGCGGTCATTCTATCGGGTTTCGACCCCGTGCGCCGCGAGGTGGCCCGTCTTGCATTGACGAAGTTGATTATTGACGGGCGCATTCACCCTGCTCGTATTGAGGACGTGGTTGCCAAAGCGAAGCAGGAAGTGGATATCATCGTGCGCGAAGCGGGCGAGCGCGCGGCGATGGAGGCCAATGTCCATGGCCTGCAGCCCGAATTGCTCAAAATCCTGGGCCGCTTACACTTCCGCACCAGTTACGGGCAGAATGTACTCGCGCACTCCGTCGAGGTCTCCATTCTGGCCGCGACCATGGCCTATGAACTGGGCGCGGATGTCAACGTGTGCAAAACGGCGGCTTTGCTGCACGATATGGGCAAAGCCATCGATCAGGAGGTAGAGGGGCCTCACGCCATCATCGGTGGCGAGATCGCGCGTCGTTTTGGCAAATCGCCCAGGATCATTCACGCCATAGTCGCGCACCATGCTACCGAATCCGAGCCGCAGAGCCTGGAAGCCGCCATCGTGCAGGCGGCAGATGCGATCTCCGCCGCGCGTCCCGGCGCGCGCCGGGAAACCATCGACCTGTACATCAAGCGCCTGGAAGCGCTTGAGAATATCGCCAATTCGTTTACCGGCGTGGAAAAATCGTTCGCGATCCAGGCCGGTCGCGAGGTGCGCATCATCGTCAAGCCCGAAGAAATCGACGAATACACCGCGAATCGCCTGGCCAGCGATATTGCCCACAAGATCGAGGAAAGCCTCGATTATCCTGGGCAAATCAAGGTAGTCGTGGTTCGCGAGACGCGCGCAATTGATTACGCCAAATAA
- a CDS encoding NUDIX domain-containing protein, with translation MDSQPLNKEHESLRDTPVVTNFLMRTDSPDNDEPRILIVRRSQRVGSYNARWGGISGFVEKGVTPDEQAYTEIREETSLQRDQVRMLKRGAVVEYVDASIGRHWFVHPFLFEVLTPDAIHTDWEAEEMRWIKPSELDQYETVPKLKEAYESAINGEEVFH, from the coding sequence ATGGATTCTCAACCATTGAATAAAGAGCACGAATCTTTACGGGATACTCCCGTTGTCACCAATTTTCTGATGCGTACTGACAGCCCTGACAATGATGAACCGCGCATCTTGATTGTGCGCCGCAGCCAGCGCGTGGGCAGCTATAATGCGCGCTGGGGAGGCATCAGCGGCTTCGTCGAGAAGGGCGTGACGCCCGACGAGCAGGCCTATACCGAAATCCGTGAAGAGACAAGCTTGCAGCGCGACCAGGTGCGCATGCTTAAGCGAGGCGCGGTTGTAGAATATGTCGATGCCTCAATAGGAAGGCACTGGTTCGTTCATCCTTTCCTGTTCGAAGTGCTGACTCCCGATGCCATTCACACTGATTGGGAGGCCGAAGAAATGCGCTGGATCAAACCATCGGAACTCGATCAATACGAAACAGTTCCCAAACTAAAGGAAGCGTATGAATCGGCAATAAATGGGGAAGAAGTCTTTCACTAG
- a CDS encoding PRC-barrel domain-containing protein — protein sequence MENPQAARKWSDLRGIAVVSLANGTKIGSVDNFYFDPATSQVYAFRVKAGLFSHKILHVSDIRGIGQDAITCANEEAIQSASEDSQLSSLPDGETLPTFRVMSASGTVVGSVGEVLLDTSNPSTVQITGVVLSGGLLQHLGIHSSTMIKAQDIHYGQHVLVIPDEVAQTLQ from the coding sequence ATGGAAAATCCTCAGGCAGCAAGAAAATGGTCGGACTTGCGCGGAATAGCCGTAGTCAGCCTTGCGAATGGCACTAAAATAGGCTCGGTTGACAATTTTTACTTTGATCCGGCGACCTCTCAGGTCTATGCTTTCCGGGTGAAGGCAGGCCTGTTCAGCCATAAGATACTGCATGTGTCCGATATTCGAGGCATTGGACAGGATGCGATTACCTGCGCTAACGAGGAAGCTATACAAAGCGCATCGGAAGATAGCCAGCTCTCTTCGCTTCCAGACGGTGAGACTCTACCCACCTTCAGGGTCATGAGCGCGAGCGGAACTGTGGTTGGCAGTGTTGGAGAGGTGCTGCTTGATACGAGCAATCCGTCCACCGTACAGATCACCGGGGTCGTGCTCAGTGGTGGTCTGCTCCAGCACCTCGGCATTCACTCTTCGACGATGATTAAGGCGCAGGATATCCATTATGGCCAGCATGTTCTGGTCATTCCCGACGAGGTGGCGCAAACGCTTCAATGA